A single window of Aspergillus oryzae RIB40 DNA, chromosome 8 DNA harbors:
- a CDS encoding uncharacterized protein (predicted protein), with protein MGSELGITPETKPQAVYTPVSIWWACWAGVWTTAVALGMIYLIANRNMPTLRIRGIGMSLSAIVLLHLYWASVQFGVMIGPIMPGDAQYWIMGTYLGCGIALFHASNTRFLHVAKHQRKFAHHNSRISESVPDEKPKGGLFARFRRLEYTKRILILVAIAMSFQIFLTILLWVISRKWHSSWGIPGTEVTGTPSEQAAKQGTGWEWWPTAFFQFFWAWIVAPFVLWKARHIHDTQGWRVQTIGCAIANLHATPMWLIALYVPAMQVVNQYWIPPQWICLSIWIMEIFTVFLPCWEVMRHHALRQETFNAIEQWESKMKKSGSEARSLNSIPTLVDSMMSGWKSHNGSVDTTGSRDSILTMGALEHVLERNPAPLQKFSALNDFSGENVAFLTSVAEWKNSLPKALRENTDPMDNNMKELLHERFNRALHIYVKFISVSQAEFPVNISSQDLRKLENIFEGPARSLYGEKRAAVDPVTPFDTPSFPMKSLSSPSFGNGSQVELHPVSSDDRVQFWGEVPEAFGPTVFNDAEKSIKYLVLTNTWPKFVKSRRSSDPIKEEAV; from the exons ATGGGGTCGGAACTCGGAATCACCCCGGAAACTAAGCCGCAGGCCGTATACACCCCGGTGAGCATATGGTGGGCATGCTGGGCCGGCGTGTGGACGACCGCCGTTGCACTGGGTATGATCTATCTCATTGCCAATCGCAACATGCCGACTCTTCGAATTCGAGGCATCGGTATGTCGCTATCAGCTATCGTGCTGCTTCATTTGTATTGGGCATCGGTTCAGTTTGGAGTTATGATCGGTCCCATTATGCCGGGAGACGCCCAATACTGGATCATGGGCACCTATTTGGGCTGCGGAATAGCCCTATTCCACGCTTCCAACACTCGTTTCCTCCACGTCGCAAAGCACCAGCGGAAATTTGCCCACCATAATAGCCGTATATCTGAGTCTGTTCCCGATGAAAAGCCCAAAGGCGGCTTGTTTGCCCGCTTCCGCCGACTCGAGTATACCAAGAggatcctcatcctcgttgcTATCGCTATGTCCTTTCAGATATTTCTCACTATCCTGCTGTGGGTGATTTCTCGCAAGTGGCACAGCTCCTGGGGGATTCCCGGCACCGAGGTTACGGGTACTCCATCGGAGCAGGCCGCAAAACAGGGCACAGGCTGGGAATG GTGGCCCACCGCGTTTTTTCAGTTCTTTTGGGCCTGGATTGTCGCTCCCTTCGTGCTCTGGAAAGCTCGCCATATCCATGATACCCAAGGCTGGCGAGTCCAGACCATTGGCTGCGCTATCGCCAA CCTCCACGCTACCCCGATGTGGCTCATCGCTCTCTACGTTCCTGCCATGCAGGTAGTCAACCAGTACTGGATTCCTCCGCAGTG GATTTGCCTGTCCATTTGGATCATGGAAATTTTcactgtctttcttccctgcTGGGAGGTGATGCGCCACCACGCCCTTCGCCAAGAGACGTTCAATGCGATCGAGCAGTGGGAGTCAAAAATGAAGAAGTCTGGTTCAGAAGCCAGGTCCCTCAACTCCATCCCTACCTTGGTCGATTCCATGATGTCCGGCTGGAAATCCCACAACGGTTCCGTCGATACCACCGGCTCCCGCGACAGTATCCTAACCATGGGCGCCCTGGAACACGTCCTAGAACGTAACCCCGCTCCTCTCCAGAAATTCTCCGCCCTCAACGACTTTTCCGGCGAGAATGTCGCCTTCCTCACCAGCGTCGCCGAATGGAAGAACTCGCTACCCAAGGCGCTCCGAGAAAACACCGACCCCATGGACAATAACATGAAAGAGTTGCTCCACGAACGGTTCAACCGCGCATTGCATATCTACGTTAAGTTTATCAGTGTTAGCCAGGCCGAGTTTCCCGTGAACATCTCCTCCCAAGATCTCCGAAAGCTTGAAAACATCTTCGAGGGCCCTGCTCGTTCCCTGTACGGCGAGAAGCGCGCTGCCGTCGACCCCGTCACTCCTTTCGATACCCCCAGTTTCCCCATGAAATCTCTTTCCTCACCCAGCTTTGGCAACGGCTCCCAGGTCGAGCTCCACCCAGTGTCCTCAGACGACCGCGTGCAATTCTGGGGCGAAGTCCCCGAGGCCTTCGGGCCAACTGTCTTTAACGACGCCGAGAAGAGTATCAAGTATCTCGTTCTCACTAATACATGGCCCAAGTTTGTTAAGAGTCGCAGATCCTCTGATCCCATTAAGGAGGAGGCTGTCTGA